The segment CGCCTGTGAAATCGCTGGCGTAGGTGATGGAAACTTTGCTGTTGGTGATGTCGCCGGTGTCTTTGTCGATGCTGTAGACGATGTAGTCCACCGTCTTGCCCGCCACGGCGTCCGACACGTTGAAATTCTGGGCTGTACCCAACGCGCCGGCAGCACTGCTCGCCTTGATCTGAACCTGAGCCGTTCCGTTCGCAGCCGCTCCCGTGACGTTGAAAGCAATCTTGGATCCTACTTTTGCGGCTGTTTCAGCAACGGCCGTCAGCGTAAGACCCGTCAGCTCCGAATCAAGGCTTTTGAGATCCTCAGCGGCGGTAAGATTGCTGTAAATTTTCTCGACGGTCCGACTGGAGCCGTCCACACCGACGATATTGGCAGTAACCTTATACGCCGCGCCTGTAGTGGTACCGTCTCCGGCCAGAACTTCCACCAGAACAGACGCTCCGCCCAGCGTCGAGCTTGTCGTGGAACCGCCCAAAGCATTAAGAACAGGAACTACGGTCGTGGCAGCAGCAGTTGTTGCAGCACCTGCTCCGCCGGCGGCAGCGCTGGTGACGTCATAGTTGACAGTAGTTCCCGGAGTTGTCCCTGCGGTCAGGTTCGCTCCGACGACGCTCGTCACAAGATTGCCGTTAGCGTCGCTGGCGGCAGCGGCCAGCGTGAACGTCTGTGTCTCTTCGTGCTTGATCTTGAAAATATCGGTCTTCTGGACCTCGCCTGAGCCGCTCTTGGCCGTGACCGTGATCTTGTAGTTGCCCTCCGCCGCGGACTTCTGGCCGAACTGGTCCACCGTCCGCAGACCGCCGTTGATGAGGGCCTTTGTGGATGAATCTCCCGCGGACCACAGAACCGCCGCGGAGCCGTCCAGCAGTTTTTTCTTGTTGAACTGCGTGGTGTTGCCGATTCGGGTGACTTCCTCACGGAGCTGGTCGATTTCAAGCTGGATGTACGCCCGATCCTGCTGGGTCAGCGTGTCGTTGGCGGCCTGAACCGAAAGCTCGCGCATACGCTGGAGGATGCTGTGGGTTTCGCTGAGAGCGCCCTCCGCCGTCTGAATCATGGAAATGCCGTCCTGAGAGTTGGAGACTGCGCGGTCCAAACCACGAATCTGGGCCCGCATTTTTTCGGAAATCGCAAGGCCAGCCGCGTCGTCCGCAGCCGAGTTGATCCGAAGACCCGTTGAAAGTTTTTGAATTGACTTCTGAAGAGCGCTGTTGGTCGCGCTCAGCGCATTGTAGGACTGAAGAGCAGGAATATTGTGATTGACAACCATAGCCATTATGAGTTACCTCCCTGAGTTGGGACACCGGTATCCATACCGTTTCCCCTTTTTACGTTCCGTAAATATCCCTATTTACAGGAACCGATCCTTATAAAACAATATAGCCGCTGTTTTCACACAATCTTAAAAATCGCTTCCACTCACAAACAAATTTCCAAAACACTTTTTTTATTTCCTGACCATTACCATCTCCCTGTTTGCCCATTTTTCGACGTAACACAATATGGTTGAGTTACATCGATTTTCGAAAAAACGCGCCCTTTCGGACACACACATACACCTTGCCGTGATTCTACAAATAACTAGTATTTCATGTATATATTTTTAGCACGAGATTCTTTGTCTGTCAATTTAAAAAAATTGATACAATGCAAAAAAATGTAAAGCAAAAAGTGAAGCATCATATAAAAACGCGATATGAGAGGGACGGCAGACCGCACACAAAACCGGTTTCGTTTTCGTCAGGCGCGCTTTTTTTCCAGGTCCAGCAGATAGCGTTTGAGGGGAAGTCCTCCTCCGTAGCCGGTCAGGCTGCCATCCCAACCGACCACCCGATGACAGGGAACGACGATTGCGACGGGGTTGTTGTGATTGGCCATGCCCACCGCGCGGCAGGCCTTCGGTTTTCCGATCTGAGCGGCAATCTCCCCGTAACTGCGGGTCTCACCGGCGGGGATGGTTTGCAGAGCCTTCCACACGGAGACCTGAAAATCCGTACCCTGCAACATCAGGGGCAGGTCAAATTTCACGCGTTTGCCCTCAAGATACTCCCTGATCTGCTCCGCCGCTTTTTTGATCAGCGGGGTTTCCTGAACCCTGAAACCCTTCGAGGCTTCCTTACGTTTCTCATGACAAAAAAACACCTGAGCGATGGCGTTATTCTCCTCTGCAATTCCCACCATTCCCACAACGGGATAATCATAAAAAAATACGCTTTTCATGACAGCCTCCCCCGTTCAGCTTTATACCAATTTGAAAATAAATTATTTTCTGCATTGTAACAGTTTTTTAAGATACCGGCAGCGACCGGCTCAGGATTTGCGCATTTGCGAAAAACAGGGCCGATCAGACCGTCGTATAATGAAAGAATGAAAAAATGAAGGTCGGGCGATTTGTCCAAAAGATTTGTCGCCCGTGAAAAGCCAGGGCGGACGGAGGGGTTCCGAGCGGCTGGCGCGATTGAATAATCTTCGGGGAGGAATGAACATGGCAGAAAACATGACAGGCATGACGGGATTGAACGAAACGCAACTGAAGGCTCTGATCGAAAAAGCGACGGGACTGGCTTACCGATACGAGCAGACTCACGGCGGATGCGCCCAGGTCGTGCTGGCGGCCATCAGGGAAACTCTGGGAAAAATCGGAGACGACGTGTTTCAGGCCGCAACGGGACTGGCGGGAGGCGCAGGACGCACCGGCCACGCCTGCGGGGCGCTCACGGGAGGCATCATGGCCCTCTCCTGCTTCTGGGGCAGGCCCTGGGATGATTTTGCGGACCCCGGAAAGCGACGAACGCGATGCCTGGAGATGAGCAAACGGCTCGTCGAAAAATTTCAGGGCCAGTACGACTCGGCGGACTGCCACGGCATCCATCGAAAAATTCTGGGACGCGCCTACAATTTGAGCGACCCCCAGGAATTTGAGCAGTTCGTGAAGGCCGGAGGGCACGACGACAAATGCCCGTCGGTCTGCGCCAACTCCGTTCGCTGGCTCATCGAAATTCTGGCCTCGGAAGGTCTGATTTAAGAAGACATAATAAATATGAAAAGATCGGATCTGTAAGGTCTGATCTGAAAGGTCTAATTCTGAAAGGAAGAGAAATTTAATGAAAGTTGTCATCGTCGGAGGGGTCGCCTGCGGAGCCAAAACCGCCGCCCGACTTTCCCGAATTTGTCCGAAAGCGGAAATCACCCTGCTGGAGCGGGGAAATGACCTCAGCTATTCCAACTGCGGATTCCCGTTCTATCTCGGCGGAGAGATCAAAAATCGGGATAAACTGACTCACATGGGATTCGGGCCGGAACGGGACGCGTTTTACTTCGAAAATTACGCCTTTACGAAGGCTCTGACGGGTCACGAGGTCACGTCGATCGACAGAGCCAAAAAGGAGGTGACGGCCAAAGTCGCCGGGACAGATGCCCTTCGGGTTTTTCCCTACGACAAACTGGTTCTCGCCACGGGAGCCTCCCCCATCCGTCCCGCCGTCCCCGGGCTGGAGCTGAAAAACGTTTTTAACCTCTGGACGCTTCGGGATACCATAGCCATTTACGAGGCGCTGAGTTCCGGAAACCCTCGAAAGGCCGTCGTCGTCGGCGCCGGACTTGTGGGAATGGAGACGGCGGAAGCCCTGACCCATCGAGGAATCCAGGTTTCCCTGATCGACGCCCTCCCCCGCCCGCTGTTCGCCGTCGCGGGAGAAGAATTTGGAGCGATGCTGTCAGCTCATCTGCAAAAGAAGGGCATCGTCTTTTACGGCGGGGAGTCCCTCAAATCTCTCGAAGGCGACGAGGTCGTCCGCAGGGTGACCACCGACCGTCGGGAAATCGAAGCGGATCTGGTCGTGCTCTCCATTGGGGTTCGTCCCAACCTGGAGCTGGCCCGAAACGCCGGACTCGCCCTGGGCGCGAAGGCGATTCGGGTCGACGAATTTCAGCGGACCTCGGACCCGGACATCTACGCGGGCGGGGACTGTGTGGAGAGCCTGAACATCCTGACGGGCAAACCCGTCTGGCAGCCGATGGGCTCTGCGGCCAACCGGCAGGGGCGCGTCATCGCGGATCATATCGCCGGACTGAAGTCCTCTTTTGGAGGGGTGGAAGGCACGGCCATCGCCCGGGTGTTCGACTGGAGCATCGGCAAAACCGGACTGACCGCCGAGGCGGCCCGGGAAGCGGGATTCTCCCCGGTCGAAATTCTGACGTCCAACCCCGATCTGCCCGGCTTCATGCCCGAAAACTCGATGCTCTTCCTTCGCCTGGTGGCGGACGCCGCCACCCGACGCGTCCTTGGAGCCCAAATCGCTGGCCCCGGCCGGGCCGACAAGCGTCTGGACGTGATCGCCACGGCCCTCAAGGGGCAACTGACCGTAGACGACCTCGCCGACACGGATCTGGCCTACGCCCCGCCTTTTTCATCGGCTCTGGACCCCGTCACTCACGCCGCCAACGCCCTGCGCAACAAAATGGACGGCCTGATGAAAAGCTGCAGTCCGTCGGAATTGAAAGCCAAAGCGGAAAGAGGCGACAATTTTCTTATTTTGGACGTGCGAAACGAAAAAGAGCTGAAACAGTTTGGAACGCTGCCCTGGGAGGTGCTTCACATCCCTCTGGCGGACCTGAAGGAAAAAGGGAAAAAGCGCGGTTCCATTCCAAAATCCCGGGAAATCATCATCGTTTGCAGAGCCGGAGTGCGGGCCTGGAGCGCCTGCGCCACCCTTCTGCGCTACGGATACACCCGCCTCGCCGTACTGGAAGGAGGTATGTCCGCCTGGCCCTGGGAAACCCGTCCTCATCCGTAATTTTAAAAATTCGGCATAGAATTTGAAGGCATGATCCGGAAAGGAAGGAAAATAATAAAATGGTTGCATTAAAAGATATTTACGAAGCCCGAGAGCGCATTTCTCCGTTTATCCACCGGACTACGCCGGAGCGCTCCGCCACGCTTTCCAAAATGAGCGGATTCGACGTGTGGCTCAAGCCTGAATGCAGGCAGCGCACCGGTTCTTTTAAAATACGAGGCGCGCTGAACCGCATTTTGTCTCTTTCCCCGGAAGAAGGAAAACGCGGAATCGTGACGGGTTCTTCGGGAAACCACGGGCAGGCCGTGGCCTGCGCGGCTCAGCTGAAGGGGTACTCCGCTTCCATCATCATGCCGGAGGACGCCTCCTCGGCAAAAATCGCGGCGGTGAAGGGCTACGGAGCGCAGGTGATTTTCCGCGGCACCCGTTCCGACGAGCGTCTGGAGCTGGCCCACAAAATGAGAGACGAACAGGGAATGACGCTGGTCCATCCCTACGACGACCCTTATGTCATGGCCGGTCAGGGAACGGTGGGGCTGGAAATTCTGGAGGACATCGACAACGTGGCGGCCGTTCTGGTTCCCACGGGGGGAGGCGGTTTGATTTCGGGCATCGCCACGGCGGTCAAGGAGCTGAACCCAAAGGTCAAAGTCTTCGGCGTGGAGCCCACCGGAAGCGACAGCACCGGACGCTCCTTCCGGGCGGGAAAACGGACGAGGCTCGACGTTATCGATACCATCGCGGACGGAATCCGCACAACGATCCCCGGTGAACTGACCTTTCCCGTGGTGCAAAAATATGTGGACGACATGCTGCTGGTGACGGAGGAGGCTATTGCCGAGGCCCTGAGGCTGATCCTTGAGCGCTGCAAAATTCTGGCGGAACCCACCGGAACGGTAACAACGGCGGCCGTGCTGACACCGGGAGTTCTGCCGGACTCCCTGAAGGGCAAAAGGGTCGTTCCTCTGGTCAGCGGGGGCAATATCGCCCTCTCTCAACTGGCGGATCTGATCATACAAAGCTGAAGAAAAACCGCGGTGGATTGCGTAATCGTGTGCCGGAGCCGCTGGCTCTGAATTCTGGCATTATCCCTTCGGCTGATCGTCGGCGGACTCCGGCTTCCAGATCGCGTAAATGCCCTTGCGCCGCTGGAAAGCTTCCTCG is part of the Synergistaceae bacterium genome and harbors:
- a CDS encoding FAD-dependent oxidoreductase → MKVVIVGGVACGAKTAARLSRICPKAEITLLERGNDLSYSNCGFPFYLGGEIKNRDKLTHMGFGPERDAFYFENYAFTKALTGHEVTSIDRAKKEVTAKVAGTDALRVFPYDKLVLATGASPIRPAVPGLELKNVFNLWTLRDTIAIYEALSSGNPRKAVVVGAGLVGMETAEALTHRGIQVSLIDALPRPLFAVAGEEFGAMLSAHLQKKGIVFYGGESLKSLEGDEVVRRVTTDRREIEADLVVLSIGVRPNLELARNAGLALGAKAIRVDEFQRTSDPDIYAGGDCVESLNILTGKPVWQPMGSAANRQGRVIADHIAGLKSSFGGVEGTAIARVFDWSIGKTGLTAEAAREAGFSPVEILTSNPDLPGFMPENSMLFLRLVADAATRRVLGAQIAGPGRADKRLDVIATALKGQLTVDDLADTDLAYAPPFSSALDPVTHAANALRNKMDGLMKSCSPSELKAKAERGDNFLILDVRNEKELKQFGTLPWEVLHIPLADLKEKGKKRGSIPKSREIIIVCRAGVRAWSACATLLRYGYTRLAVLEGGMSAWPWETRPHP
- a CDS encoding threonine/serine dehydratase; the protein is MVALKDIYEARERISPFIHRTTPERSATLSKMSGFDVWLKPECRQRTGSFKIRGALNRILSLSPEEGKRGIVTGSSGNHGQAVACAAQLKGYSASIIMPEDASSAKIAAVKGYGAQVIFRGTRSDERLELAHKMRDEQGMTLVHPYDDPYVMAGQGTVGLEILEDIDNVAAVLVPTGGGGLISGIATAVKELNPKVKVFGVEPTGSDSTGRSFRAGKRTRLDVIDTIADGIRTTIPGELTFPVVQKYVDDMLLVTEEAIAEALRLILERCKILAEPTGTVTTAAVLTPGVLPDSLKGKRVVPLVSGGNIALSQLADLIIQS
- a CDS encoding C-GCAxxG-C-C family protein; its protein translation is MAENMTGMTGLNETQLKALIEKATGLAYRYEQTHGGCAQVVLAAIRETLGKIGDDVFQAATGLAGGAGRTGHACGALTGGIMALSCFWGRPWDDFADPGKRRTRCLEMSKRLVEKFQGQYDSADCHGIHRKILGRAYNLSDPQEFEQFVKAGGHDDKCPSVCANSVRWLIEILASEGLI